The region TAGTAGTcatagtggtagtagtagtagtggtagtagtagcagtagtagtagtagcagtagctgtagtagcagcagcagcagtagcagtagtagcagtagcagcagcattagtagtagtagtagtcgtactggtagtggtagtagtagtagcagcagtagtagcagtagtagcagcagcagcagtagtagcagtagtagcagtaacagcagcagcagtagcagcagtagtagcagtagtagcagtagtagcagcagtagcagtagtagcagcagcaggagcagcagtagtagtagtagcagtagtagtagcagcagcagtagtagtagcagcagcaggagtagcagtagtagtagcagcagcagcagtagtagtagcagcagcagtagtagtagtagtagcagcaggagtagtagcagtagtagtagcagtagcagtagtagtagtagcagcagtagcagtagcagcagcagtagtagtagtagcagcagtagcagtagcagcagcagtagtagtagcagcagcagtagcagtagtagtagtatagcagcagtagtagtagcagcagcagtagcagtagtagcagcagcagcagtagcagcagcagcagtagcagcagcagcagtagtagtagtagcagcaggagtagcagtagtagtagcagcagcagtagcagtagtagtagtagcagcagcagtagcagtagcagcagcagtagtagtagtagcagcagtagcagtagcagcagcagtagtagtagcagcagcagtagcagtagtagtgtagcagtagtagtagtagtgcagcagcagtagcagtagtagcagtggcagcagtagcagcagcagtagcagcagtagtagtagcagcagcagcagtagcagcagcagtagcagtagtagtagcagcagcagtagtagtagtagcagtagcagcagtagcagtagcagcagcagtagcagcagtagtagtagcagcagcagcagcagtagcagtagcagcagcagtagtagtagtagcagcagtagcagtagcagtagcagcagcagtagcagcagtagtagtagcagcagtagcagtagtagcagcagcagtagtagtagtagcagcagtagcagtagcagcagcagcagtagtagtagtagcagcagtagcagcagcagcagtagcagcagtagtagtagcggtagcagtagtagtagcagcagcagtagcagcagtagcagtagcagcagcagtagcagcagtagcagcagtagcagtagcagcagcagcagaagtagtagtagtattagtagtagcagtagtacaTGTGCTACCGCTAACTGTGGATTCTGTGTTTGCAGACATAGATGAATGTGAATTGCCGACCCTCCATCGTTGCCCCCCTTTAGCAGGTTGCAACAACACACTGGGGTCCTACCAATGCATTTGTCCCCAGGGGTTCATTGATATTGACCCCAGCAATCCAGGAACCAGCTGTAAAGGTCAGATTCATCATAAAAATCAGATATTTGTATCGAACATCTAAATCAACAAGCTTGACCACCAATTTGCACCAGACTTCGATTGTGGCTTCTCTCTTCTCAGCAGAAGACAGAACCGGGGCCAGCACAGAGCCCCCGACTCTCTTGGTGCCAACCATGAACACAAACGACAGCTCTACTACCTACACCGTGGAGGAGCCTCAGGGTAGCAACACTACTGACAACAGAACGACTGCAGCTCCGAGTCCCACAGGCCCCGTCTTAAACAAGTCGTCTCAGGTTCCAACAGGATCCACACAGGCCTCAACCACAGAGCCCAGTCTGCAAACAGCAGTGTGCCGTAAGAACCTTCTTTATTAAGTCTCAAGCTTGGTTCGGATCTTAGTGAGCGATCCTGAAAGCGATTCTGAGGTGAAGAACTGTGTTCTGGGTCcatgtttggccagattgtacaGTCACGGGCAGAAGCAGGACCCTGATGCCGCACACAAACAATGGAGGAGCACCTAGCGAATTTTATCAAGAACAGTTTCATATCACCAAAGAATACAGCGTCCGAATAATCCAGGAAATAATCCCACAGGTTGATAATTCTCAAAGAAGAACTCGTACAAGGACGTGAAGAACTCAGGCGCACGGTATCAGGCAGGGGAACAGGACAGCCACATCAGGAAGAGGCGGGGTCAAAACCAGGAAATCAGTCCGAAGAGTAGCGCTGGAGAGTCGGGCAGGAGCACAcaaacaatctggcaaagagtgaAGGCCAGGTAGGGGGTTTAGATAGCCGAGACCCAGACAGGTGCCAGAGAGGCTGGTGAGCGAAGAAAAGACACAGGTGTTGAGGGGTGTCCTGAGTAGGATGGAGCAGACTGGCACAACATGACCATTCTGTTATTGCTCTGTCAGAGCTTTGATCTTATTCTTTAATGGAAAATAGTTATTTTTCGTGACTGAGGGATCAAATGAGGGAACTCACCAGTACCTATAGACTATAACATgattctcttctcctcctccagcacctcccagCATACTGAGGTTATGGTCAGCCAACGTGACTGggtcctccttctccatctgctggtcCAGCCAATTTCACACCAACCAGATGTATGTTGTTGAGGTTTTGAAGGGGACAGAGGTCCATGTCTGGCAGACACATGAGGAGATGATGGTGGTACTGGGACGGGATCCTGGGGAGCTCTACACCGTCGTTGTGACACCATGTGCCTGTGGAAGTCAGGGAAGCCCTCTTCGTATAGCAGTGAGGACAGGTTAGACCCGTGTTATTACAGTTAAGAGGACATTATgtcaatgacacttttaaatGGTGTTAATATGAGTGGCTTTGATTTTTGATTCTATATTTACTATGTGGCCACTTTTCACCCCTGTGGGAAAATGGATTCTCCCTAACGAATGGTAAATCTGCTAAATTCCTTTTGCTCTCCGTAGACGCTTTGACTCTTGGCGCCACAGCTCGCCTCACCAACATCCAGTTCAACGTGGAGCTGCAGGACGCCAGCACCCAAGCTTACACAAACCTGACGGGGAGCATTTTAGCAGAGGTTAGAGGGTGTCAATGAAAATGTACATCAAACTGTCCGGAACATCACAGGCCTTTAGcattctcttcctcctgcgaCACCAGATCCACCAGGCTCTGCCTCCAGAGGTCAAAGCCATGTGGGAGTCAGAGCAGGTGAGGGTCGAAGTCAGAGGGTTTTCCCCCGGCAGCGTGGTAGCACAcctcaccatcatcttcacccCAAGTCAGAGCCAGGACATTATTAACGTGACTGCAGCTGTTCTCCAGTCTCTGATGAACTCCACCAAATACAGCGTGGACCCACACAGCATAAATGTGACAGGTAcctctttctctgtcctccagcgtGAAAGACATTTCTTTACCGTTCCGGCCTTCAACACTATTCACTCAAATCTCAATTTATACAAAGTGAGACCAGAGGGGGATAGCATCACCCTAGTGACCAAGCTGCACGTTCCTTTGCTAACTTTTGTCTGTATGTTCCTCACAAAGTCCTCATTTGTGAGCAGAATATTGTGCTGTTTTAGATTTTGATGAATGTTCTTCGGGGGACAATGACTGTTCCCTTTGGgccacgtgcacaaacacatggGCCTCGTACACGTGTGTTTGTCTGAGAGGCTTTAAAGACGCCGACCCAGAAAGGCCCGGACGAGCCTGTCAAGGTGCAGTTCTAtattcggtgtgtgtgtgtgtgtgtgtgtgtgtgtgtgtgtgtgtgtgtgtgttgtgtgtgtgtgtgtgtgtgtgtgtgcattttaattGCAAATACTCTGTTGTTGGAACACTGAGACTCACactgtgttttccagctgccAACACAACCTTCTCACCTCCAACATCCTCAACCGATAATCCTGCATCAGCCCATTCAACAGCTACCAGAGTTGCCGAGGTCACCGCGGCAACGGCTGCAATCCCAGCTACCTCAGCGATTTCAGTTACCTCCAGCAGGCCTTCTTCCCCTGCAGCTGACACTCCTTCACAGTCCACCACTGTGACCCCAACAGGCACCAAAGCTGCCACCACAACGGGCCCAACTGGCCCAGAACGTGCCAGCACCGGGGCCATCTCGGTCCAGTGCAGGGGGGCTGCCATCACTGTCTCGGTGGTCCGAGACTTTCTTCTGCGCGCCTCTATAAGAGAGAACGCTCTCTATCTTGGCTCGCTGGAATGTGGCATCAATGGAGGCAACGCTACTCatgtccagctgactgtggGTTGGAATGAATGCGACACTAAAATTGTGCATGTGAGTTTCTCGCTTCCTTCCTGGCTAAAAAAGTTTGGAATTGAACGAATGTGTGCGAAGCTGACACACAGTGTAATATTTGGTATTTTAGAATGAAAGCCACTATATGGCATCGGTTACCCTCTTCAACACCATGGATCAGAAGGTCTTACCCAGTGGAGCGGTGGAGGCCCCTAAAGTCCACCTGGAGGTTCCCATCGTCTGTGCTTATGTGAAGAGCATGCTCATTTCTGCTGACTTCAGCTCCACGGGGTACCTTCTGTTTGTTTCTGGACAACTTAAAAGTTGTGACGCATCCACCATTCCCATTCTGTGCCAGCGCATTGTTAGCTTAGCGTAGCGCAAAGTTTCCTTCAACTTCACCCACGgtaacaaataaatacaaccGATGTTGTGAGGGACTTTTGCTTATGTGTTGCCGCAGATATGAAATGTTGAAGGACGTCATCCTGGGCTCGGGCTCCTTCCTGGTGAGAGTGCAGCTGATGAATGGCACCGATCCTCTTCCTCACAACTACAGCGTGTCCTCTGATGAGGTTGTGGTGGTGGATGTGAGTCTCAACACCTCCCTGGATCAAATTAAAGTCGTCATTAATAGATGCTGGGCCACCTCCACCCAAAATCCTGGAGACACTTATAGCTACATCTTCTTGGAGAACAGGTCTGCAAGGTCTTCCTGCTCTCATTGCTGCTACCTTTTAACTGTTGCAGAAAGAGGTGAAGCTCTCTGTTGAAtctctccacagctgctccttAAATAAGTACACCAAAGTGCTCTCCAACGGGAACTCCAGCACATCTCGTGTGTCGGTGCAGATATTCTCCTTCGTCGACCTGAGTGTGATCTATCTGCATTGCCAGGTGCAGATTTGTGCACAGATTGGCTCCGACAGCTGTGTGCCGGTGAGTACGCCCACCACCTCACTGGTGGTGAGGTCCTCCTTCCTTCATGGTCCACAGCTCTGCTCAACGCTGGACTGTGTCCTTCTCTTTAGGACTGCTTACAACGAACATCTCGATCTTCAGACAACACGATCGCAACCACTTTTGGTTCTTCGGGGCCTCTGCTGAAGTCCAATGAAGGTACCTTCTTTATTACAGTGAAACTTGGTGCTTGTGTACGTGCAGCAGGGATTTCCTCTCAATGCTGTGTTGTACTGATTATAACGCTAACATGTTCTCACAGAAACCTTAGTGGAGGACGTCAGTGATCTTCAAGTAATTGGTTTGTCTTGCCTGGGAGTTGGACTttgcctcttcttcatcatcggCTTCATATGCCTGTTCTACTACCAGAGGAATCGTATCGGCCACTACAACTTCAGCACCAATCCCAAAGAGGAGAACTTCACCTCTCTGGCCACGAATACGTAGAGGAGCAGATCAAAAGAGGACCTCTCCAATGGACTTTCCATGAGACACATTTGATGTGGACAGACGTCTGCACTGAGGCGTAGCTTTAGCAAACATCTGTAGCAACCGCAGAGGTTACAGTCGGACGTGAAAGGTTTTCATGATCTCGCCGAAGACACACCGATAACTAGAATTTCATTTAGCTGCCGTTTTCTACATTATCATTTAGTCTGGTGTGGGTGGAAGTTAAGATGGTGTCTGGACATAAAGCCATGCTGTCATTTTTGATGGCATATAATATGAATATTTgatatataatatttatatatggTATAACAATATAACATTTACAGAAGAGCCTTTGTATCGTATATTGACACTGGTGGGGCATCATCCATGatataaaactgaaaaaatgtcattttatcaCGCTTGTTCTTTGAACTGATCAAACCAACTACCCTCCCTGACAACAGTATACCAAGCAAAATATAACAAAATTGAAATATGGCGGTATAATGGTGCTTTGGTCCTGCAGATTTTTACAGTAAGAGAGCTCCCCAGTGGCTAGAACAAAACCAGACTTACAAATGCAAACATGTTAAATCAAATCAACACCGTCAAATATAAAAATTTGCAAAGCCCAGAGTTAAACTTGTCTCAGGGTGAGAGGTAACAACAATGTAAGCTGAACTCAGAAGAGAGGATAAAAGAAACCGTGTTTTGTTGTCTGAAATCGTGTGAAAACCTCACAGAGATCAGTATTTTAGCTCTGAAGGTCAAAACCAGAAGCTCGAGAATGGTGTTATGGCGAGAGACGGCCTCTAGGTGGTAGTGTGGCCCGAGTCAGGGTGGTATCGCTATTAGTCCAGCGTTGCAGAATTTGAGCCTCAGCTGAGTTCTACTTGATTAGAAATGGGCCTTGTTGTGTTATTATGTTATCAGCCACAAATTAACTCCCTTGACCCTCTATTTTTATAATATTGAAGGATATTTCAATGACAAAGAGCCCAGACTCAAGCTGCTTTAGAtgaacttcctgtctgcatgTCGACAACTACTGTTGCATCCTAATGACACAGAAAAATGCACTTCTATTTACTCATAACTGATGTTCACAGCTGCAATATAGAAATATGTTGCTTGTTTAATGTATGTGTTCTGTTTTCCACTTTGGTCagcaaaaagtgtttttttagtCTGCTGTATGAACAAATAAAGCTAAAGATAGTGGCTCAGATGATCCATGTTGACACGGGAAGGACAGAACcaggagggaggcagaaacacacactcttccccCAATGCTGCGGCACTGACGAGCAGCTTTAACACTCAGAGGCGCTGCATTGATCTTTGAGCTCTTTGATCAATATCATATCATTAATGTTTAACACCTGGTTTaggtcaaaaacacacagaatatcACTGGTATAAATCAAGATGCAcctctgtcctgtgtgtgtgtgtggtgtgtgtgtgtgtgtgtgtgtgtgtgtgtgcacctgcgTGTGTTTATCTTCGGGTAAAGGTTTGGGTTATGGAGTCAGTTGGTAGCAAATGCCCCACCTCCAAATTAACCCATTCAGTCCTGCCACTGGAACCCTAGCAacctgtctccatggcaacaccaCAGCCACAAAGAGACTGATGGGAAGAAGAACAAGagtgcagagaggaaggagggatgtCTCATGATAATTCACACATCCATACACACTGGTGGAATATACTACAGACTTCTCCCTACAAAAGTGCAGTTCTAGACAGGGAAATTATGGTCTGTTAAACTGAGATCGAAGAGAACTACGTTATAACAAAACTTTAGCCTTGAGATTCTTCGGAtggaacaaaaaacaaaaggccGTTTTATTGATAGGGACACTTTGGAATTCCAAAATAATGGTTTCCTTTTCCTCGTGTTCCTTCGCGTGACGCCTCACCCTAAAGAAATGTAAAGATGCGTATCATTCCTGCACAGCACACACTGCATGCACTCTATTAAATGCATTAGCAGACTAATACAATATGATTTAATGTGcttgtttatttacaggaagACCATTTACATACAGTACAGATATAATTGTACATGTGCTGTTGTGTTAGAAGCATCTTTTCAATAATATTGACATGTTGTTATAAATGTAATTGCATTTAACCTGCAATGAAACATGTAGCACCTTTGTGTCAAGATCCGAGTCAAAGGTTTTCATCCGTGTCCCGAAGGTTTGGACCCCCTCTTCAGTCCCACCATGGCTTTTCAGCTACCAGATATTTACTGGAActggagctgcttctgcagatCTACTCAGTTTAGCTCTTATCTAGAACAAAGCGTACGACCCCGCCACTCCTGCGAGGTCTCTCTACTGGTGGCTGTggttctcctccatcagcaccCTGGGAATAATGATGACCGGGTCGGAGAGGCtcatcttcagcatctctgGGGGACAGGACAGCACAGGGTGAAGACACAAAAGAGAAGgaagcagacagagacaggtgagacaatTCAAGGATCAGAGACCAACCAACGAATggatggacccccccccccttccctcctggGGCCACTAATTTCAGAGGGCCCTTTCAGACATGCAGAAACAGGCAGCATGCGCTTCAGGGTCATTCATCTGTTGTCCACACTCCCTCCATGCCTCccctcatctcacacacaccaacactccaggtgagcagagcagaggcagcatgcTTCTGAagacaaccaaccaaccaccgaccaaccaaccaaccaaccaaccaaccaaccaaccaaccacccacccaaccaacaaccaaccacccacccaaccaaccaacaaccaaccagccaaccaaccacccacccacccacccaaccaaacacccagccaaccagccaaccacccacccaaccAAACACCCAACCAGccaaccacccacccaaccAATCAAGCAACCACCCAcccaaccaacaaccaaccagCTAACCAcccaaccaaccaccaaccacccaaccaacaaccaaccaaccaaccaccaaccaaccacccacccagccaaccaaccaaccaccaccaaccaaccaaccacccacccaaccaatcaaccaaccaatcaaccaGCCAACCACCCAATCAACCAGccaaccacccacccaaccaaccaaccaaccaaccaaccacccacccaaccaatcaaccaaccaatcaaccaGCCAACCACCCAATCAACCAGCCAACcacccaaccaaccaaccaaccaaccaaccaaccaaccaaccaaccagccaaccaaccaatcaatggTTTTGAACATTCAGGTAGTGTGAAcacgtcttcttcttccctaGATAAACGTGCAGCTTGATTTTTTTAACAAGCTTTGCAGATGTTGGAAGCAGCTGGttgagagaaaagaaagaggcaaaaagcaaatgaggatgaggaggtgacaCCCGTGGACACGTGTGGTCCACTGTTAGTCCACTGTCCATAtggaagagaaagacagaggacGTGATGCGGCGccaaaacaaccacaaacatTGCTGCAACAGAAGGAGGTCGAGGTCGTGTGTATGAACTGAATGAGCGGCGCTGGTGGCCTGTGGAGCGTAGCCATGGTGACAGGTTACCTGGGATCGGCCCGTGCACACCCCCACATGTGCTGCTTTAGAGTCTGCACCCAGCCAATGTCTCGGATTGGCTGGAAGAGCTGAATGTAGTGGTGCTGTTTTAGCACGGTCCTTCAAATGAATCAGAACGTTACTCATTAGCACACAATGAACTGGAGACAGCATCATCTCTAGCAGAGCCACTTCTAAACCAGCAGTCtaagcagcagaaccaggactAGCGCGCGGCCACCATTGGGCCCTAAAGCCTTGGATGCATCTGCTCTGCTAAATCGTGTCGAAATCCTTTGATGTGCATGTTGCTCCGACAAACAATGAGgacaaaaaaagatgtttatGGAGCCACGTTCTAGCAGGGGCCCCGACTCGCCTGCAGAGCTCCTCAGAGCTCCTGCTAGAATGTGACCGTAGTCTGGAGGAAGCAATCAAAGGAGAGCAAACTTCTCTTCCATGTGGATTTTTGTTGTGCGTTCCAGAGACCGTGACAAGAAAGATGCGGGTAAATACGGAAtctgccaaaaaaaaagcaagaagacgctgctttttttctgctttttacatttatttgcaATGTTTCATTAAATTAGAGCAGGCAAATATAAACACAAGCACATTACAGTCAGTGTATTTAATCTAGATTTAACTGCCTAACACCCCCAGACCCcaaccaccccacccccacatcccacccccacccaatTCAGTGGAAAGAGTCACTTTATCAAAGGCTGCAAAATGCTAATGAGTCAGGCTGTCGTCCCTCATCTGCATGGAAACGAGTGGAACTgagcacaggaagtgatgtgaggtgaggaggtggggtggggagggggggcaattACTGGTGGACCAAGGGAAAAACAGACCTAATCTATAATGTACCTATAGAATATTCATATCTATTGTGAGTAGCTCCGCGGGACACCGTCAGGCATGTTTGCATTATTTAGCAAATGTTTTCTTGGGCAGGTTCCGCCTGGATGGTGAAACAAACGTGGTCTGAAAATGGATTTCGGAGGAGAACTCGAGGCTTCATCCAGGTCAAATATGTGGGCCGCCAGTCTGGTAACCCAGTGGCTGGCTGGCTCATCCAACTGGTTAGGTTTACCCGCGTGACCCGGTCTGGTCAGTGGGCACCTGCTCACTACGTGACGGCATTAGACGCGTAATCACCACCAATATCAACATCAAACAGGAGAACAACTCTTCAAAGTGACCATAAAAGCCATCCAATAAATGGCTGGGATGTGGGCCTGCACAGGCCCAGGACCTGTGGGTTCTTCCCCAAGCACGGACCCATCAGCAGAACTGGACTCAGCATGAAGCAAGTCTTCCATTTAGCTTCTGAGCTGCTGGTGTCCATGTAGGAGGAGAAGAAACTTTCCGAAATGTCAACTTATATTTTAAGATATGAAACAAAGCGTttgaaaacagaacaaaagatTTGACCGGctcaaagcaaagaaaagctcTTTAGATTTACAACAGCCAGCCAGTGACAGCAGTTGCTATGgcaccctggggggggggcatcaaatGCAAAGAGGCTGTCGACCACTTGGCTGTGGCGTTGTAATATAGCGTTAGCGGCTTCTTCTCATGGGTCCACCATGGGTGAAGGAGAGGACGAAGGAATGAAGACGAGGGGAGGGAATCACAGATGACGACACAGATGAAGCTCATTTTGCAGCCTCTGCTTTGCTCCCCCAAAGAtaagaaatgaaaggaaaagtaGTGCTTAATGCGTTTACTCTTTTGCCTCAGCCAGTTTGTTGTTGATCTCTTTACTTTTCTCCTTGCTCCCCACCGGCTGCTTCTCCACGGCCATCTTCCTGGAGCCCCTCTGTGCTACCCCCTGCTTATCTTTGGCTCTCTTCACAGGCGTGCCCTGGCCTGATGCCGCCGCCCCACTCTGTCTGGGTTTAGAACGAGGGAGGCTATACCTGTCCATCTGAGGAGGGCAGACAGTGGACATGATCGGCCTCAGCTCAGGTGCTTCACAACGACGAGAGGAACATGGAAGCAGGAGCACGAGTGGGGATTCAAATCTGGATGAATCTGACCTGTTTGGAAGGGTCCGTGTACAAACTGCGTACCCGCCGCCGGTCCAGCGCCTTGTTGTCAGCAGGCGGGGCCGGGGCCTGGGCCTTGAAGGTGGCGTTGTAGCTGGTCTCTAGTCGGGTCTTCTCATCTGGAGGCAGGTACTGGGACTTAGCCCGTATCATTCTGGTTGGCTTCACATCAGCGTAAGCCTTGTACTCAGCCCTGTGGGAAGATCAGTTATTACGTCAGGTCACGTGCACGGAGCGCTTTCATTCATCGCCATAGCGACAGTAAACTCAGCAGAGTGAGGTCGCTCTTCGGGAGCACCGAGACGCGCTTTGTTAGGCTACCTGGGTTTGATTTgaaatgcattctgggtaatggTGTCAGCGAGCTGACAATGCTGCCCAACGATTCCAAGAATCCCATCATTGACCCTTCCTGTGACGGCTCCGTTATTTCATTAGCAATCACAATCGGGCTCTCCGGGACTCTGCGGCAGTGACTCTATGTCTTCAGTAAGAGTTCTCACTCTttttgaccctgaccctgaccctgaccctgaagaCACAACCGTGACCTCGAGGTCCCGACCCTCTCTgtgtggtgggcggggccagctgCTGCGTCCGTCAGCGCTGTAGTAGAGTTTAGGTACAGCCAGTGTGGGAGGAGCTACAGGTAGCAGTAACATGTAGGCCCACGTGCACCCCAACAGGACCGGCGCTACTGTAACCTCATGTACGTCAGCAGAGTGCACGTGCATGGTTCTTATGAAGCTGTGGGGGAACGCGCccacctctgacctgcctgTGACCTTCATAGTGGACCTCGTATGTGTAGCTACAGAGGGGTGTAAGCTTGAGCGAGTCACCTGTACGAGCTGCTGCCGGCGATCTCCTTGATCTGCCTGTTGACGGCATCTGTCGACCTCCGTCCTCGACCCTCTCCTTCGACCCGGAGCACCACCTTCTTCAGCTCGGCTTCTTTTCTGGAGGCCTTGCTGCGGCCGTGTCCCTGGAGAAGGTCTTTCTCTTGGACCCTGTCTGCCACCGCGCTCTTCTCCGCCTCACCGTCGGCGGCCGCCTGCTGCCGGGGCCTGTCCGGGACCCGGTTATCCACGCGGGGCGCCTTCTGTATCCAGGGGTGGTCGCACCTCTTGGGGATGGGCCAGGGCTTGAAATCCTTCTGGTACTGGGT is a window of Takifugu flavidus isolate HTHZ2018 chromosome 14, ASM371156v2, whole genome shotgun sequence DNA encoding:
- the umodl1 gene encoding uromodulin-like 1 isoform X2, whose translation is MRGGGRQSHRGLGLIYTLAVSKCVLELVIHEKMSWMFSIWAAGALLTVCRGQDAVHAGPSLSASGYHLCVRNTTRTVTFLAVHKVPFSVTKPCGGWLLWKTCTVTEYRMSHQTEYKTVTEQETSCCQGYVRVGRYCTASSDGNGDLCARPGSCPATNGSYPGSKGCRWDGDCPGWQKCCQGANHSLCSEPTRPTDHFGRGRNRFNATVIVKTDYKQLVSEDGGLLNHTRLLQTMVWGALQSNVSIHYLDSWPVYPYRTATALLLHCPFDLLLHNVTSKLHLLLKDIEEVLSVTVEDIDECELPTLHRCPPLAGCNNTLGSYQCICPQGFIDIDPSNPGTSCKEDRTGASTEPPTLLVPTMNTNDSSTTYTVEEPQGSNTTDNRTTAAPSPTGPVLNKSSQVPTGSTQASTTEPSLQTAVCPPPSILRLWSANVTGSSFSICWSSQFHTNQMYVVEVLKGTEVHVWQTHEEMMVVLGRDPGELYTVVVTPCACGSQGSPLRIAVRTDALTLGATARLTNIQFNVELQDASTQAYTNLTGSILAEIHQALPPEVKAMWESEQVRVEVRGFSPGSVVAHLTIIFTPSQSQDIINVTAAVLQSLMNSTKYSVDPHSINVTDFDECSSGDNDCSLWATCTNTWASYTCVCLRGFKDADPERPGRACQAANTTFSPPTSSTDNPASAHSTATRVAEVTAATAAIPATSAISVTSSRPSSPAADTPSQSTTVTPTGTKAATTTGPTGPERASTGAISVQCRGAAITVSVVRDFLLRASIRENALYLGSLECGINGGNATHVQLTVGWNECDTKIVHNESHYMASVTLFNTMDQKVLPSGAVEAPKVHLEVPIVCAYVKSMLISADFSSTGYEMLKDVILGSGSFLVRVQLMNGTDPLPHNYSVSSDEVVVVDVSLNTSLDQIKVVINRCWATSTQNPGDTYSYIFLENSCSLNKYTKVLSNGNSSTSRVSVQIFSFVDLSVIYLHCQVQICAQIGSDSCVPDCLQRTSRSSDNTIATTFGSSGPLLKSNEETLVEDVSDLQVIGLSCLGVGLCLFFIIGFICLFYYQRNRIGHYNFSTNPKEENFTSLATNT